GAAACCGTGGCCCCTGACACCGTATCGACATGCAAAGACTGCTGGTCAATAATCCGTTGGGGAATGGTTTCATACACCTTGTCCGCCAAGTTGGCCGTTTCCTGCTGGTTTAAGACCTCAATACTCAAGAGACGGTCGTCCGCTAAAGCGACTTCCACCTCAATGTCTCCGTGCATACCCGCTGCTGTTCCGGTCCATTTTTCAACCATTGTGATACCCCTTTCTTTTCACATATATTAGCATAAATAAGTCGGTTTGTACCTTCTTGCACAAACTGCTGCTAGCCAAGGCAAATAAAAAAATCTTGGTAAGGTCTTCTTAGTCAACTGTGACTAAAAGGGAACTTACCAAGATTTTATATCAGCTTGTAGTAATAGAAATGAGCGCTTCTTGCGCTAGTCGCATCAAATCATAACCTGCTCCTAGCGCGAGGTGAGCTCCATTTCAGAAACACTTGGCAATCCTCTTTGAGGATTACCGGCGTACTTCTTCCAATGGTCTCCCCTCTTCTTTCGCTAGTCGCATCCTTCCATAACCTGCTCGCTGACAAAAGTGAACTCCGCTTCAGAAATATTCGGCAATCCTTTTCAAGGATTACCGAATATTTCTTCCAGCGTTTCACTTTTTGTCGTCAGCTCGCATCAAATGTTTTCCGCGTATTGGTTGAGTCTTCTGAGGCGGTGGTTGATGCCGGACTTGGAGACGGGGCCGGAGGGGAGGAGTTCGCCGAGTTCCTTAATGGTAGCCGATGGGTTATCGAGGCGGGCTTGGGCGACTTCCTGGAGTTTATCCGGTAATTTGTCGAGACCAATGGTGTTTTGAATGTGCTGAATGCTGCGGATTTGCTTGGCAGCGGCGTCAATGGTCTTATTCATATTGGCGTTTTCGCAGTTGACCATGCGGTTGACCGAATTGCGCATATCGCGAGTCACCCGAACATTTTCAAAGCGCAAAATAGCACTGGAAGCCCCCAAGAGTGCCAAGAAGTCAGAAATTTTCTCCGCTTCCTTGAGATAGGTGATGACCCCCTTGCGCCGGTTAGTAGTCCGGGCATTCATATGGTAGCGATTCATCAATTCTGCCAGCTGTTGGGCATGGCTTTCATGGTTGGAATAGATCTCCAGGTGGTAGGAGGAGGTTTCCGGATTATTGACCGATCCTCCTGCCAGAAAGGCTCCCCGTAAATACGCCCGCCGCGTGGGATCGTTATAAACAATCTCTGCCGGAGCCGTTTCTAAGATACTGGAATCGCCGAGAATGCCCAGTTGGTCTAAGAGCAGGTCAACGGCTTGTTTGATCCGGACGATATAGACATTATTCTTCTTTAACTTCATTTTCTTCCGGACCAGAATTTCCCCATGGACCTGGAAGTAAGTTTTTAAGAGGGTATAAATTCTCTGGGTAATGGCCGCATTTTCCGTTTGAATATTCAGTGAGAGTTCGCCTTCAACGATCTGCAAAGCACCGTTCATACGAATAATGGCGGATAGTTCTGCGCGCGCTTCCTCTTGGTCAAGCTCTAACTGGGTCAGTTCTTTCTTGACACTAGCTGCAAAAGAAACCACATGATCGCCTACTTTCTCTTCTTAATAACTAGTGTTGATGGTGGTCGCGGTATACTTGAATCAGGGCTTGGACTAACTTATCCTTGTCGTGGTAAACCCCAGAATCCTTGAGGTTTAAGAAATCCCAGCCGATAATCTCAGCCTCTTGGTCTTTCAAAGCTTGCCGGTCGTGGCTAACTTGGACTAAATAATCCAGGACTTCATTGTTTTCAATGTATTCATAAGGCACGGTGGTCCGGTTCAAGAGACAGGCATCCACATAGTGACCTTGTAAATGATCATTAATCACCCGTAAGTGGTCCGCATCGGAAAAGCCCTCTGTTTCCCCTAGCTGGGTCATGATATTACAGATATAAACCACCGTCGCTGAGGTTTCCTGGATGGCTTGGCGGATTTTTGGGATCACGATATTAGGTAAAATCGAGGTATAAAGGGAACCTGGGCCTAAAACCACCATATCGGCTTCCATGATGGCATCGACGACGCCCCGACCGGCTTTGACGCTTTGGTCAGGGCTTGCTTGGTTAGCTAAACGTACTGAGACTGATTGGATGGGACGTTTTTCTTCAACGATGGTGGTCTCCCCTTCAATCATATCGCCCTCTTGGTAGTGGGCTTGTAAGATGAGAGGTTCTTCACAGGCAGGCAGGACCCGGCCTTTTACATCCATGGTGACCGATAATAGTTTTAAGGCCGAATAGATACTGCCCCGCATTTCGGTGAGGGCGGCAATAATCAAATTACCAATAGCATGTCCCGAAAATTCCTGGTCTTCGGGGGCAAAGCGGTACTGAAAAACATCCTTATAGAGACTGTTAGAGTCCGACAAGGCGACCAGGCAGTTACGCAAGTCGCCTGGGGGGATGGTATTTAAGGCCGACCGCAATTTGCCCGAAGAGCCCCCGTCATCAGCGACGGTCACCACAGCGGTTAAGTCGCAGTTGGCGCTCTTCAAACCGGACAGGAGGATAGGCACGCCGGTTCCGCCACCAATCACGGTTATTTTAGGGTAATAGTTCCTTGACTCACTCATTGATTTCGCTCCGTTCCTTTGCGTTTGTTCTGGTCACGGTGACTGATATGGGTGGTGTAATTCGTTGTGTCCATGATATGTTGACCGATCCGGCGGGTCAAAGCCACTGACCGGTGTTGGCCCCCCGTGCAGCCAATGGCAATGGTCAAGCTGGCCTTTCCTTCGGCTTCATAGAGGGGCAGGGTAAAGTCTAAGAGGTCGACAAATTTTTGGTAGAAAATTTCGGTATCGTCCTGGTCCATCACATAGTTATAGACGGACTCGTCTTCTCCAGTTAAGGGACGCAATTCGTCAATATAGTGGGGGTTAGGCAGGAAGCGCACGTCCATAACGATATCAGCGTCAATAGGGATCCCATACTTAAAGCCAAAGGACATGACTTCAATAGTGAAACCTGAGGCATCAGAGACATGGAATTCCCGGATTAGGGCTGCCCGCAATTCTTTAGGGGTGATCGAAGTGGTATCAATAGTCAAGTGGGCGAGGGCCCGGACTGGACTCAACTCTTTTCTTTCCCGTTGGATCCCCTCTAAAATCGTCCCTCCCTTTTGCAGGGGATGGTTACGGCGACTTTCCTTATAGCGAGCCACCAAAGCCGCATCACTAGTATCTAGGTAGACCAATTGGGAATGAATCTTAGGGTTATTATCCAAGAGTTGGAGGGCATGGACAAATTCATCAAAGAATTCCCGTGACCGTAAGTCAATCACCAGACAGACTTGGTTGATATCTTTAGACTTCTTGATCAATTCGGAAAAAGTCGGTAAGAGAGAAGGCGGTAAGTTATCCACACAAAAGTAACCCATATCTTCAAAACTTTGCAAGGCAACCGTCTTCCCGGCCCCACTCATTCCCGTAATAATTACAATATTTAATTCACTATTTTCTGACATAATGTCTCCTTTTGTCTGAACACAGACCTAATCCTTCTCATTATAGCAAGCATCAATCGGGCCAGCAATTAAATAAATCCTAAAAAATCTATAGTGTGACAGTCACAGCAAAGGACGAAAGCGCTGGAGAAAACTGGAATAAACTCAGCGAGTCTTCCACAAGTCGGTCAATAAGGCAAAAGAGGCTGGGATTCATTCCCAGCTCCTTTTTTAAACATTGCCTTTTATATTTCAAAACTCACATCCGCATTCGTTCTACTTTTGAAATTTAGTCGTTAAGAAACTTTTATTCTGCCAAAGCTTGCATGACTTGGCCATATTGGTCGACTTTTTGGGCGGCTTGGTCTTCGGAATCTGCTTTAACGCCGATGTAGAACTTAATCTTAGGTTCCGTCCCACTTGGACGCACAGCAATCCAAGAGCCATCTTCCAGTTGATATTTCAAGACATTGGACCGGGACATGTCGAAGTGTTCAACCTGACCCTGGTCGTCAATCCGTTCCCCAGTTTGGAAGTCCTCGGTTAAAAGAACGGCTTGGCCGCCAATTTCTTGGGGTTGTTCTTGGCGCAAGTTAGCCATAATGCTTTCAATCTTCTTGGCCCCGGCTTGACCTTCAAATTTAAGGGAAATGGTTTTTTCTAGGTAGTAACCGTATTCCTTGTAAAGGTCCAGGAGGCCGTCATAAACGGTCTTGCCTTGGTCCTTGTAGAAAGCCCCCACTTCCGCAAATAAGAGGGCTGCTTGAACGGCATCCTTGTCGCGGGCAAAAGGCTTAATCAAGTAGCCATAGCTTTCTTCAAAACCGAAGAGGAAGCTATATTCCCCGGTTTCTTCATATTCTTGGATCTTTTCAGCGATAAATTTAAAACCGGTCAGGGTGTTTTCGGTGGCGATATCGAAAGATTCGGCAATCTTAGCCGGTAGGTCGCTGGACACGATCGATTTCACAATCACACCGTTTTCAGGCAGGGTTCCTTCTTCCTTACGAGCGGTGAGGATATAGTGGGTTAAGAGCGCTCCAATTTGGTTACCAGAAATAATCTTGTAAGACCCATCTGGCATTAAAGCCGCCGCCCCCATACGGTCAGCATCCGGGTCAGTAGC
This genomic stretch from Aerococcus mictus harbors:
- the whiA gene encoding DNA-binding protein WhiA, whose protein sequence is MVSFAASVKKELTQLELDQEEARAELSAIIRMNGALQIVEGELSLNIQTENAAITQRIYTLLKTYFQVHGEILVRKKMKLKKNNVYIVRIKQAVDLLLDQLGILGDSSILETAPAEIVYNDPTRRAYLRGAFLAGGSVNNPETSSYHLEIYSNHESHAQQLAELMNRYHMNARTTNRRKGVITYLKEAEKISDFLALLGASSAILRFENVRVTRDMRNSVNRMVNCENANMNKTIDAAAKQIRSIQHIQNTIGLDKLPDKLQEVAQARLDNPSATIKELGELLPSGPVSKSGINHRLRRLNQYAENI
- a CDS encoding gluconeogenesis factor YvcK family protein, which produces MSESRNYYPKITVIGGGTGVPILLSGLKSANCDLTAVVTVADDGGSSGKLRSALNTIPPGDLRNCLVALSDSNSLYKDVFQYRFAPEDQEFSGHAIGNLIIAALTEMRGSIYSALKLLSVTMDVKGRVLPACEEPLILQAHYQEGDMIEGETTIVEEKRPIQSVSVRLANQASPDQSVKAGRGVVDAIMEADMVVLGPGSLYTSILPNIVIPKIRQAIQETSATVVYICNIMTQLGETEGFSDADHLRVINDHLQGHYVDACLLNRTTVPYEYIENNEVLDYLVQVSHDRQALKDQEAEIIGWDFLNLKDSGVYHDKDKLVQALIQVYRDHHQH
- the rapZ gene encoding RNase adapter RapZ: MSENSELNIVIITGMSGAGKTVALQSFEDMGYFCVDNLPPSLLPTFSELIKKSKDINQVCLVIDLRSREFFDEFVHALQLLDNNPKIHSQLVYLDTSDAALVARYKESRRNHPLQKGGTILEGIQRERKELSPVRALAHLTIDTTSITPKELRAALIREFHVSDASGFTIEVMSFGFKYGIPIDADIVMDVRFLPNPHYIDELRPLTGEDESVYNYVMDQDDTEIFYQKFVDLLDFTLPLYEAEGKASLTIAIGCTGGQHRSVALTRRIGQHIMDTTNYTTHISHRDQNKRKGTERNQ